The Solenopsis invicta isolate M01_SB chromosome 1, UNIL_Sinv_3.0, whole genome shotgun sequence DNA segment ACAATTTGACGAGTTACTTAATCAAGtccgaaaattatataatttgtatatatatgtatagtatataaAGCAAATCACAActacatataatatacacataattacagatagatacacatacatatatgtaagaattaagaaatattaattatttaaacataaaaaataaaagctaaaattaaagtataacataatacattaaatatacataaatggaAACAAtggtataatatatattaattttgacaaAACAGATCAGATTAGGTAAACATTGATTAGAAATGATTACTAAATTATAGtatgaaaaagataaatttataaaccaaAAGCAATAagatagaatttaataaatttttatctattttaattctatatatcatcttttaaacagaaaaataagTCAAATagaaagttaatttatattagaagaaataaacattaaacGTACACAGGATATCcaaaaaatcgtaatttatttaattgatttaaaaatcaaaatttatcgccaaaatatttaaaaatttctcttaaaaaaactataaaacaattatattgattatgaaaaataaattatgatttattaaacataaaaatagcTATAATTCGGAAACAACTTATTTCCGGATCtatatttcagttttttcttttttttagggGTGGGGGAGTGAAGGTCGgaattaatttgttcatttcCCGAAGTACTACTACTACCGGTGATTTTCCGGACACCCTATAAGAAACGCAGAACTTTATATATGATGTGcaaaaatttctagaaaataataaaaacaaacttgaattgtatattcttatatttgtaCATGATGATCTATCAAGTagataaaaaaacgtttttaaatttaatgaaaattacgCTAGCCGATTATAATCTACCGGAGAATCTTCTCTTCTTCTAACCTAAAATCACCGTGTCCGGCGACTCATTCTTTTTCCTGTAGGTATGTATCAAGGATATAAATTTACGAGAGATTTCTTCgtgaaatattgtttaattgtttgtaataattatctttctcatttaatatcacataaaatacaataaattattaaataattccaaaAAGTGTCGTGAAAAAATCAAATTGAGCAACGGTTTATTCatctatatatttgtgtgtatgCAGACATATACGCACGCTCGCGAATAAATTTTAACTGTCAAAGGCAAATCAAGCGACCGGTTTTACTCGATAAATTTCTGCTTTTATGATAACACTGATTGAATgtaagtttgaaaaaataagcATAGTTATCTAATAAATCATCGCGCGCAAAATCTGATCTTTTAtacagatataattaaaatgtcaaCGATAAATAGGCAAATGTGTCATAACTTGTGATCAATTTTTAAGACAATCAAATTATCATCTTTTTTCAGTAGCAGAGACATCACACAAACCAAAAGCAGAGGAttgtatattgtttaaatatttatgacaagTATGCGCCTGGCAATATTTTTAGTGCTGTTTATTTGCGCGACAGCAAGAGATGCCGATGTAGATCCattgaaaacaattatttgggGCCCAGGACTGAAACCAGCAGAAGTTACCATGCGTGCAAGATACTTCTTCTTACAACTCGTCGATTCGCATGGGAGAAAGTTAGTATTCTTAAACAACTATATAGCTGTAAATTCACATAATGTATTAGGTAAATGTAAAAGAGTCTTGGTTTATTTTGAAGAGATAATGTTACTCTTACATGTCAACCACTGACAGATACTATAGTGAATTATGTTATTGttggaaaaatgattttaagaactatatataaaaaaaaagttgtttgagttttagaaattattatgtaCAAAGAAGCctaaagaaaaaacatttacatGTGATTATATGAGTttcagaaagaaataaaaatggtagatgcagtagaaaacatttaagaatttatcagatttattacaaataatatttacagtatttttatttcttcccaAAACTTATACATTATAATCGCATACATGTTCTGTCTGTAGacaatttttgctgaaataagatgacatgtaaataattaaaatggaatcaattttttattacagacaGTTCTTCAcctttttaacatataattttttacaatatttttagatattgacATATATAgtaagaaaaacataaaaagaaaattaaaatttttgcactgATCTAATAATTAAAGAGCTCACTCAatgtttttctataaatatttttaaatacatttgaattaaaaacaaattacaaacgTTTTGACATTAAGTCATCCTCAATATAAATTGGTAATATGACAAATGTATGAGGGTATTAAATATTAGAGGATAAtccaaatttatatatatatatatatatatatatatatatatatatatatatatatatatatatatatatatatatatatagtaataataatcgagTAACAGAATTGAagattgattttatataatattctgagattttCAATTGTGTAACAATTTGCAAAGATGAAATGATCTCAGGTGCTGaggataaatttataaatacatctgtaattaatatttctataagttATCTgatctatataatattatattgtgtcCAGTTTGACAAAGTCTCCAAATGAGAATATAATTACTCTACAAATGTATGGGGAATCTTTCAATGGTGCATCATGTCGCGTATGGACTCAAATCTTTGACTGTAAAGATGGTAGTTTCATTATGCGTTACAAAGTTTTTAATACCTGTttcaatgttaaaattaaagtgaAAATCAAGGGAAAAGAGTTACCAATGCCTTATTCAGAGATCAAAGGTATGAACATCTGTTTTTCTATTAAGACCATACAATCAATAATACTGATCAGTactattaaatcaataatactGACAtagatcaatatttttataattttacataattagtattattgacaatattaatatttaatgtacattattacagtaatcttatcaaattaataatactgtGTCAACAAATACTGAAAATTTAGTTCTGATAGTATTATTGGCTGTGTAAGATTCTTCTTATATAACCATTGATGATTTGATAATCAtgaatctaataaaaattatatctaggACCTATTTATGAGGAAGAATGTTACTGTCCGAATCCATCAATCACTAATTGGTTGGATCACTATCAGTGTCAACAAAATTACACTCAAATACACCGTGATCTCTATCCATTTTCAAATATTGACTTTGACGAAATACGTCAAAGCATTATCAAAAGATATGATCGACCGACCAGTGTCAGCATTTGTCATTACGTATTGAAATCTAATAGAGTAAATATCATGTTATATCATCGATTCGCAATCtgtgtttataaatattgatttaaattagattaaactAGGTTTATAGGCAATGTTATGGCCAATATGTTGGcttcaaaatatttatggaCGCTATACTGTTATCACTCGCACGCAAAGTGATGCTGCCAGATATTGAATTCTTCGCGAATTTGGGTGATTGGCCGCTTGTTCCCGATTCAGGCCCGCTTTACCCTATTTTTTCATGGTGCGGATCTgaaaatacaaaagatattGTTATGCCTACGTACGACATTACGGAATCATCTCTGGAGGCGATGGGAAGGTATAACATATTtcgataatgttaataataataagctgttattttatttgcaatataatGTGCCTGAAAAACAGGGTAATGTTAGACACACTCTCCATACAAGGTAATGGACTGCCATGGGAGAACAAGACTGAGCAATTGTTTTGGCGTGGACGTGATTCTAGAAGAGAACGCCTTGACTTAGTGGACATTTCAAGAAAACACCCAGAACTCTTCAATGTCTCcatcacaaattttttcttttttagggATGAGATAGATAAATATGGACCTGCACAAAACcatgtatcattttttaatttttttgaggTAAATACAATAAAAGTCACATCTTCCTGTCTAAATAGAGCTAGCAAAGTCAAATGAATGAATATCATTGAAgttaatattgtagaaatatttttttttacgttatttcaGTTTCGCTATCTGATATAAATGCAAAGCTTGCCTATAAAAACTGTACAACCATGATATtgttgaagttttttttttgtttttcaatttcgGATGTACATTAacttcaaaattgttatatataaactaaataatgtAGCTTTAtacgtacattaaaaaaaaaatttttagtaatatatatattggcagtttactttaatttttttttcatagtacAAATATCTGTTGAATATTGATGGCACAGTAGCGGCTTATCGATTCCCATATTTACTTGCTGGAGATTCTTTGGTATTTAAGCAAGAATCCAagtattatgaatttttttacaaagatcTCACACCTGGATTGCATTATGTGCCTGTGAAAAGCGATCTATCGGACCTTGTGGAAAAAATCATGTGGGCGAAGGAACATGACGAGGATGGATTGAGAATTGTTAAATCTGCCAGACAATTTGCCAGGGATAATTTATTACCACGTGATATATTATGTTACTATACAGTTTTGTTTCATGTATGAGAAAAAgttctattttaaatacttttcttgGGTATATATCCTtgtcaaataatacaatttttatatttcaggaATGGAGTAAACGCTTAAAGAGTAAAGTTGAAGTACTGAATAACATGGAAGAAGTACCACAACCTAGTCATTCTTGTCAGTGTCATTTTAGGAATTCAAATCTTCGAGTTGAGTTGTagcttttaacattttttttaacactttctCTATGAGATCTATTTATGTAGTGAAGATTGAACAGATCCGCATTTCCCATACAAGTATCGTCTGTCATGCATGCATGAGAATGCACATCTGTTTACTAAGATTTTGTATCTAATTGCTAATGTCACAAAAAGAAATATGAGCTCGAACCTGAAAAACAGATAATTTtcagtttaatatttaataaatcttctcTTTTACAATACTTGTACAACCtgttagttatttttatatatattttaatcttttttttacttatttaatctaaaatcaTGTGTcgcgaaaattttaataagatatatcatttgtacaattattaacatcttcgaaaaatatttatgggATAAATACAAGGCGTGGCGAGATTTATGACGTTCTCTCTTCAATTGTATCGCGCAAATTCTActgcaaataatatataacatggaaaatttatatttatttttatatgtcgcgattataaaattaatttccttaTATCAATCAAGagtagtataaataaaaattggaacaaacatttatatatattcttatatgtGGTATTTGTACCATTGCATAGTTACACAATTCTTTGACTTTCACTTTGTTTATGctatcatattaataaaaattttacatatatatttgtaaaacaaatagAATTCCAAATTCATTGCCTGTACTGTAAgcaaaatactaaaaatataaaaatataatgaaaaaattaaacaataatctGCGATAAATATCCGtatttgtaaaaagaatataaaagtatacaaaaaacCTATTAGCGTTTACATTACATATAGTATAACTTATACCTTTCGTATTAGAAGTTTCGCCACAAGAGTTAAAAGTCGTTTGGAATATTTTGGCATATTTATTTCATCGAGATctatagttaataaaaaaattgctattctGACATagtatatatacgtacataaaatgtaaaataaaattatgtataaattatataaacaaaattatatataaattatttttattaccacacataaaaaaaaataaatactaaagattgtaaaaaaaaattttaatctaaattcAACTCGAGCACcctctataatttatatataattttgtcctAATTCTTGTTATATCAATCTTACGTACAAGATTATATTAAGTTCTTCACAAttcttttcttaatataatctCGTCTTTTGTTTTGAACCTtttatgttcaaaaatattaatatgaatattcacaatatttagttaatattgcGAACTTACATTATGAAAGTATATTAAAGTATTCATacaattaagtaattaaaaacaaaaaatattttcagtatcaTATAATCTAAACCTTATATTTTGGGAGTTATTGGGTGTATTTTATTGTGTGGGTGGCTGATAACCATAACCTCCATACTGATTAGGTGGAGGTGGTCCTTGTGGTCCAGGTGGAGGAGGCATATGTCCACCAGGTGGTCGTGGTGGGTATTGTGGATATCCTTGTCCTGCTGGCGGTGGAGGATAACTTTGAGGAGGATACTGAGGATGTCCATAATGTTGTCCTCCTTGTGGTGGATGAGGACTATAAATCTACAATTCAGAATGTTCTCAATATATatcagtaataaatttatataaatactctAATTATATCTATTCATACTTGtgctatataatttttcaaagatgtTTCTGATTTaagaaaagaattgaaattttttatataaaaaactgttggaaatataaaattataaaaatatagattactCAAACAATACCTGTGGTTGCCCTGCTGGAGACGGTGGAACGTATGTTTGCGTAGTAGTGGGTCCATAGGCAGGTTGTTGAGGTCCTGGTGGGGGGGCAGGACCTTGCGGTGGACCAGATGGTGGTTGAAATCCACTCGGAGCTGGACTCTGAGACGGTTGCTGTTGCGTCTGCGGAGCTGTTTGCGACTGTTGCTGAGATTGTTGCGGTGGCTGATGTGGTGATTGATGCGAGGGTGGTTGATGGGATGACTGATGTGTTGGCTGGTGAGGTGATTGGTGCGGGGTGTGCGGTGGCTGATGTGGTGATTGATGCGGTGGCGGTGGATGCGGGGGGTGCGATGTCGGATGTGATGTTTGATGAACGGGATATCCAGAGGGAGCCGGCGGTACCGGGGGTGCGTAGTTTCCGCCTTGCGACGTCGGTGGCGGACCACTATTCGGCGGATACGTCTGCGTCGAGGCAGACGGCGTGCTTGTCGGCTGACTGCTTTGGGCATAAGTATTGCCGCCGCTCGCAGAGGAAGTGCTAAATGGTGGAGATGTAGAGGCGGGACCGTACTGCGTCGCGCCAGGACCTGGACTTGGTTGGTTAACGTAATTAGGTTGCGGACCCGTGTTTTGTTGAGAGCCAGGTTGTGGAGGTTGAGTCGCGCTAGTTGTTGGGGGTGGCGGATAATTTTGCGGTGGGACATTGTTCGCATATGCCTGCGAGGAGGGAGGGGGATAACTTCCAGGCTGTCCAGCGGCGTACGCGTTTTGAGGTGGCGCTTGGGACGGAGGCTGCTGATAATTTGGTTGTGGACTAGGACTGCCATATTGTCCTGGTTGTTGTTGTTGACTACCTGATGAGAAATTTTGCTGTGAGGCGTTTGAAGGTGGATAGCCTTGCTGATTTGGCGGTGGTGGTCCATATCCGGAAGGC contains these protein-coding regions:
- the LOC105201233 gene encoding protein O-glucosyltransferase 2 — encoded protein: MTSMRLAIFLVLFICATARDADVDPLKTIIWGPGLKPAEVTMRARYFFLQLVDSHGRNLTKSPNENIITLQMYGESFNGASCRVWTQIFDCKDGSFIMRYKVFNTCFNVKIKVKIKGKELPMPYSEIKGPIYEEECYCPNPSITNWLDHYQCQQNYTQIHRDLYPFSNIDFDEIRQSIIKRYDRPTSVSICHYVLKSNRVYRQCYGQYVGFKIFMDAILLSLARKVMLPDIEFFANLGDWPLVPDSGPLYPIFSWCGSENTKDIVMPTYDITESSLEAMGRVMLDTLSIQGNGLPWENKTEQLFWRGRDSRRERLDLVDISRKHPELFNVSITNFFFFRDEIDKYGPAQNHVSFFNFFEYKYLLNIDGTVAAYRFPYLLAGDSLVFKQESKYYEFFYKDLTPGLHYVPVKSDLSDLVEKIMWAKEHDEDGLRIVKSARQFARDNLLPRDILCYYTVLFHEWSKRLKSKVEVLNNMEEVPQPSHSCQCHFRNSNLRVEL
- the LOC105201152 gene encoding basic salivary proline-rich protein 2, producing the protein MSVTFAQRGRPPPNPAQIQKMLDENSQLIQMIQEYQNKGKAQECMQYQQMLHRNLVYLASIADVNQNLQTLLPLPQGISNGPQHGMMNPQGLPSGPGGATGPGGEMPPNTQPTMPMTTFNQGQPMAQGYRGPVMPGQGPAINRPPTAPGPQQYRGPQGYPQQPSQQGYPAQYTGQNPGSNYQGPQGSAYTPGQPNQYGPPNASQQQGYSAATQPNYGPPTTVNSYGPQPGGYPPPGSAQPPSGYGPPPPNQQGYPPSNASQQNFSSGSQQQQPGQYGSPSPQPNYQQPPSQAPPQNAYAAGQPGSYPPPSSQAYANNVPPQNYPPPPTTSATQPPQPGSQQNTGPQPNYVNQPSPGPGATQYGPASTSPPFSTSSASGGNTYAQSSQPTSTPSASTQTYPPNSGPPPTSQGGNYAPPVPPAPSGYPVHQTSHPTSHPPHPPPPHQSPHQPPHTPHQSPHQPTHQSSHQPPSHQSPHQPPQQSQQQSQTAPQTQQQPSQSPAPSGFQPPSGPPQGPAPPPGPQQPAYGPTTTQTYVPPSPAGQPQIYSPHPPQGGQHYGHPQYPPQSYPPPPAGQGYPQYPPRPPGGHMPPPPGPQGPPPPNQYGGYGYQPPTQ